Proteins from a single region of Streptomyces glaucescens:
- a CDS encoding SRPBCC family protein — MAVRHCLIRTSPGTVWAVLADGTRYADWVVGTSSSRPVRGHWPQKDAAIGYEVRIGPVGLTNETVVRRCEEGTLLELEAKAGWLGTARIAIELRPWGEDCLVIVDEHPLRGAGGLLHNVGTEAMIQLRHRAMLARLSRLCEAEARTGTRDTTDGRSARTSAGAPGGEHA, encoded by the coding sequence ATGGCGGTGCGGCACTGTCTCATCAGGACCAGCCCGGGAACGGTGTGGGCCGTTCTCGCCGACGGGACCCGCTACGCGGACTGGGTGGTGGGCACCTCCAGCTCGCGGCCCGTACGGGGCCACTGGCCGCAGAAGGACGCGGCGATCGGCTACGAGGTGCGGATCGGACCGGTCGGGCTGACCAACGAGACGGTGGTGCGGCGCTGCGAGGAGGGGACCCTGCTGGAACTGGAGGCGAAGGCCGGCTGGCTGGGCACCGCCAGAATCGCCATCGAGCTACGGCCGTGGGGAGAGGACTGCCTGGTCATCGTGGACGAGCACCCGCTGCGCGGCGCGGGCGGCCTGCTGCACAACGTGGGCACGGAGGCGATGATCCAGCTGCGCCACCGCGCCATGCTGGCCCGCCTCTCCCGGCTCTGCGAGGCCGAAGCCCGCACCGGGACACGGGACACCACGGACGGGCGCAGCGCGCGCACGAGCGCCGGCGCGCCCGGAGGTGAGCATGCCTGA
- a CDS encoding helix-turn-helix domain-containing protein: MRTVAMAVTDGMLHFELSLAHEVFGGAPVGGADPWYEFTVCGPAAVRVGRFRLEPDHGLDRLARAGTVIVPGWADVDEDPPGDLVDAVRAAHEAGARVVSLCTGAFVLAAAGLLDGMRATTHWAHTEVLAARHPRVRVDPDVLYVDNGSVLTSAGKAAAMDLCLHLVRLDHGSSVANALARRLVVPPHRDGGQAQYVTTPVPAPGNHPLSALFPWVMERLDQPLTVEDLARRAGMSSRHLGRHFRAVTGTTPLQWLLTQRIRHAQELLETTDDSVESIAAATGMGTATTLRRHFSRTVGVPPDTYRRTFRSRPPAATLP; this comes from the coding sequence GTGAGAACTGTCGCGATGGCCGTCACCGACGGGATGCTGCACTTCGAGCTGTCCCTGGCCCACGAGGTGTTCGGCGGCGCCCCGGTGGGCGGGGCCGACCCCTGGTACGAGTTCACGGTCTGCGGGCCGGCCGCCGTGCGGGTCGGCCGCTTCCGGCTGGAACCCGACCACGGCCTCGACCGGCTGGCCCGCGCCGGCACCGTGATCGTGCCGGGCTGGGCCGACGTCGACGAGGACCCGCCCGGGGACCTGGTCGACGCGGTGCGCGCCGCCCACGAGGCGGGCGCCCGGGTGGTCTCCCTGTGCACCGGCGCGTTCGTGCTGGCCGCCGCCGGCCTGCTGGACGGGATGCGCGCGACGACACACTGGGCGCACACCGAGGTCCTGGCCGCCCGCCACCCCCGGGTGCGGGTGGACCCGGACGTCCTGTACGTGGACAACGGCAGCGTGCTCACCTCGGCCGGCAAGGCCGCCGCCATGGATCTGTGCCTGCACCTCGTCCGTCTCGACCACGGCTCGTCGGTCGCCAACGCCCTCGCCCGCCGCCTGGTCGTGCCGCCGCACCGCGACGGCGGTCAGGCCCAGTACGTCACCACCCCGGTGCCCGCGCCCGGCAACCATCCGCTCTCCGCGCTGTTCCCCTGGGTGATGGAGCGCCTCGACCAGCCGCTGACCGTGGAGGACCTGGCCCGCCGGGCCGGGATGAGCTCGCGCCACCTGGGCCGTCACTTCCGGGCGGTGACCGGCACCACCCCCCTGCAGTGGCTCCTCACCCAGCGCATCCGCCACGCCCAGGAACTGCTGGAGACCACCGACGACAGTGTCGAGTCCATCGCGGCGGCCACCGGCATGGGCACCGCCACCACGCTGCGCCGCCATTTCAGCCGCACGGTCGGCGTCCCCCCGGACACCTACCGGCGCACCTTCCGCTCCCGGCCCCCCGCGGCCACCCTGCCCTGA
- a CDS encoding SDR family oxidoreductase produces the protein MTHGPLENRTVVVTGAARGLGAAVARDLARRGARLALLGHERDALEAVARSLPGPAVAHEADITDGPELRRAARRIRAGLGPASAVVANAGIAEGGPFATADPDRWRRVIDVNLTGSALTAQTFLPDLRETAGYYLQVGSLASFGAAPLMSAYCASKAGVEAFAHALGAEEAHHGVAVGIAYVNWTDTDMIRDADHYLVLRELRGHMPPPARRVYPAELVAARLGRAVERRRPTVYVPAWLRLVQVTRAALPPVVLRVSRRHLPALESEPAFRHTGPLGAGGRADETAVRTDPGRPSG, from the coding sequence ATGACGCACGGCCCACTGGAGAACCGCACCGTCGTCGTCACCGGAGCAGCCCGCGGGCTGGGCGCGGCCGTGGCCCGGGACCTCGCCCGGCGCGGTGCCCGGCTGGCCCTGCTCGGGCACGAGCGGGACGCCCTGGAAGCGGTGGCCCGGTCGCTGCCGGGCCCGGCGGTGGCGCACGAGGCCGACATCACCGACGGCCCGGAACTGCGCCGGGCCGCCCGGCGGATACGGGCCGGGCTGGGCCCCGCCTCGGCCGTCGTCGCGAACGCGGGGATCGCGGAGGGCGGCCCCTTCGCCACCGCGGACCCGGACCGCTGGCGCCGCGTGATCGACGTCAACCTCACCGGCAGCGCGCTGACCGCCCAGACGTTCCTGCCGGACCTGCGGGAGACCGCCGGGTACTACCTCCAGGTCGGCTCACTGGCCTCCTTCGGCGCCGCGCCCCTGATGAGCGCCTACTGCGCCTCCAAGGCGGGCGTGGAGGCCTTCGCCCACGCGCTGGGGGCCGAGGAGGCACACCACGGGGTGGCCGTCGGCATCGCCTACGTGAACTGGACGGACACCGACATGATCCGCGACGCCGACCACTACCTGGTGCTGCGGGAGCTGCGCGGTCACATGCCGCCGCCGGCTCGGCGCGTCTATCCGGCGGAGCTGGTCGCGGCCCGGCTGGGGCGGGCCGTGGAACGGCGCCGCCCCACCGTGTACGTCCCCGCCTGGCTGCGTCTGGTCCAGGTGACGCGTGCGGCGCTGCCCCCCGTGGTGCTGCGGGTGTCGCGCCGCCACCTGCCGGCGCTGGAGTCCGAGCCCGCGTTCCGCCACACCGGGCCCCTGGGGGCCGGAGGCCGCGCCGACGAAACCGCGGTCCGCACGGATCCCGGGCGCCCGTCCGGCTGA
- a CDS encoding phytoene desaturase family protein: MPDAVVVGSGPNGLVAANLLADAGWSVTVLEEQEDAGGAVRHDRGVDPEFVNDLFSSFYPLAAASPVVSGLRLEDHGLRWSHAPHVLAHPLSDGSCAVLDRDVDATAASVDAFAPGDGAAWHRLHDVWQRIRGELLDALFTPFPPVRAGARLAVRLRAAGGLRLARSLVLPVRRLGEEEFRGAGGRLLLAGNALHADLAPEAAGSGGYGWLMSMLGQTYGFPVPVGGAGALTEALTRRLLARGGTVRCGHRVEEIVVRGGRAVGVRTAGGEAVEARRAVLADVSVPALYGSLVRPEHLPGQVLEDLRRFQWDFATFKVDWALDGPVPWRAEQAARAGTVHLADGVDELTRFAAQIAMRQVPDRPFALFGQMTTADPVRSPKGTESAWAYTHVPLDVASDAGDEGLTGAWGPAEQEIMADRVERQVERFAPGFRSLIRARRVLAPPALEALDANLHHGAINGGTTALHQQLFFRPLPGTGRPETPVTGLYLASAGAHPGGGVHGAPGANAARAALRRRLPPGRARAQRVLARRDRTGRRR; encoded by the coding sequence ATGCCTGACGCGGTGGTCGTCGGGTCCGGACCCAACGGACTGGTCGCGGCGAACCTGCTGGCCGACGCGGGCTGGAGCGTGACGGTCCTGGAGGAACAGGAGGACGCCGGTGGCGCCGTGCGCCACGACCGCGGCGTCGACCCCGAGTTCGTCAACGACCTGTTCAGCTCCTTCTACCCGCTGGCCGCGGCCTCCCCGGTCGTGTCGGGGCTGCGCCTGGAGGACCACGGACTGCGCTGGAGCCACGCGCCGCACGTGCTGGCGCACCCGCTGAGCGACGGAAGCTGCGCCGTCCTGGACCGGGACGTCGACGCCACGGCCGCTTCCGTGGACGCCTTCGCGCCCGGTGACGGCGCCGCCTGGCACCGGCTGCACGACGTGTGGCAGCGCATCCGCGGGGAACTGCTGGACGCCCTGTTCACGCCCTTCCCCCCGGTGCGGGCCGGTGCCCGCCTCGCCGTACGGCTGCGTGCCGCGGGCGGGCTGCGGCTCGCCCGCAGTCTCGTGCTGCCGGTGCGGCGCCTGGGCGAGGAGGAGTTCCGCGGCGCCGGCGGCCGGCTGCTGCTCGCGGGCAACGCCCTGCACGCCGACCTGGCCCCCGAGGCGGCCGGCAGCGGCGGCTACGGCTGGCTGATGTCGATGCTCGGACAGACGTACGGGTTCCCCGTGCCGGTGGGCGGCGCGGGCGCCCTCACCGAGGCCCTGACCCGGCGGCTGCTCGCCCGGGGCGGCACCGTGCGCTGCGGGCACCGCGTCGAGGAGATCGTCGTCCGGGGCGGCCGGGCCGTCGGGGTGCGCACGGCCGGCGGGGAGGCGGTCGAAGCCCGGCGCGCGGTCCTCGCGGACGTGTCCGTGCCCGCCCTGTACGGCAGCCTGGTCCGGCCGGAGCACCTGCCCGGCCAGGTGCTGGAGGACCTGCGGCGCTTCCAGTGGGACTTCGCGACCTTCAAGGTGGACTGGGCGCTCGACGGGCCGGTGCCCTGGCGGGCCGAGCAGGCGGCGCGGGCCGGCACCGTTCATCTCGCGGACGGTGTGGACGAGCTGACCAGGTTCGCCGCGCAGATCGCCATGCGGCAGGTCCCGGACCGCCCCTTCGCGCTGTTCGGCCAGATGACGACCGCCGATCCCGTGCGGTCGCCGAAGGGCACCGAGTCGGCGTGGGCCTACACGCACGTGCCGCTCGACGTCGCCTCCGACGCGGGCGACGAAGGTCTGACCGGCGCCTGGGGGCCGGCCGAGCAGGAGATCATGGCCGACCGGGTCGAACGCCAGGTGGAGCGGTTCGCCCCGGGCTTCCGCTCCCTGATCCGCGCCCGCCGCGTCCTCGCCCCGCCGGCCCTGGAGGCACTCGACGCCAACCTGCACCACGGCGCCATCAACGGCGGCACCACGGCCCTCCACCAGCAGCTCTTCTTCCGGCCGCTGCCCGGCACCGGACGCCCGGAGACCCCCGTCACCGGGCTGTACCTGGCGTCCGCGGGCGCCCACCCGGGCGGCGGCGTGCACGGCGCCCCCGGCGCCAACGCCGCCCGCGCGGCCCTGCGCCGCCGCCTGCCGCCCGGGCGGGCCCGCGCCCAGCGCGTCCTGGCCCGCCGAGACCGCACGGGCCGCAGACGATGA
- a CDS encoding spore photoproduct lyase family protein yields MSHPSTVPDDDSGALFGLDALAPAPAGQRPSFRDSPTARRLLDVREIHAEPAAAASPRGRQIIARFPGARVIPVDSHWRIPGLHGNEGNVERWVRVKGETLVLGERKNLTTRPNGRSADWIAPGPSNGCAMACAYCYVPRRKGYANPVTVFTNIERIIAHLARHVARQGPKTEPNQCDARSWVYDIGENGDCSVDALISDNTADLVRAFRQWPTAKASFATKFVNPDLLALEPRGRTRIRFSVMPGDDSRLLDVRTTPVAERIRAAADFLDAGYEVHFNLSPVVVRPGWQDAWAELLKQLDDELPQRVKRQAAAEVIMLTHNRDLHEVNLGWHPRAEDVLWRPDIQQAKRSENGALNVRYRNGVKARAVDDLRALIGRHAPWLDVRYAF; encoded by the coding sequence ATGTCCCACCCGTCCACCGTCCCGGACGACGACTCCGGCGCCCTCTTCGGCCTCGACGCGCTCGCGCCCGCCCCGGCCGGGCAGCGCCCGTCGTTCCGGGACTCCCCCACGGCCCGCCGGCTGCTGGACGTGCGCGAGATCCACGCCGAGCCCGCGGCGGCCGCCTCCCCGCGCGGCCGGCAGATCATCGCCCGGTTCCCCGGCGCCAGGGTGATCCCCGTGGACTCGCACTGGCGCATCCCCGGACTGCACGGCAACGAGGGCAACGTCGAGCGCTGGGTCCGCGTCAAGGGGGAGACGCTGGTCCTCGGCGAACGGAAGAACCTCACCACCCGCCCCAACGGCCGGTCCGCCGACTGGATCGCCCCCGGGCCGTCCAACGGCTGCGCCATGGCCTGCGCCTACTGCTACGTGCCCCGCCGCAAGGGGTACGCCAACCCCGTCACCGTCTTCACCAACATCGAGCGGATCATCGCCCACCTCGCCCGGCACGTGGCACGGCAGGGACCCAAGACGGAGCCGAACCAGTGCGACGCCCGGTCGTGGGTGTACGACATCGGCGAGAACGGCGACTGCTCGGTGGACGCCCTGATCAGCGACAACACCGCCGATCTCGTACGCGCCTTCCGGCAGTGGCCGACCGCCAAGGCGTCGTTCGCCACCAAGTTCGTCAACCCCGACCTGCTCGCCCTGGAGCCGCGGGGCCGCACCCGGATCCGCTTCTCGGTGATGCCCGGGGACGACTCCCGGCTGCTGGACGTACGGACCACTCCCGTCGCCGAGCGCATCCGCGCCGCCGCGGACTTCCTGGACGCCGGGTACGAGGTGCACTTCAACCTCTCCCCCGTGGTCGTCCGGCCCGGCTGGCAGGACGCCTGGGCGGAGCTGCTGAAGCAGCTCGACGACGAGCTGCCGCAGCGGGTGAAGCGGCAGGCCGCCGCCGAGGTGATCATGCTGACGCACAACCGGGACCTGCACGAGGTCAACCTCGGCTGGCACCCCCGCGCCGAGGACGTCCTGTGGCGACCGGACATCCAGCAGGCCAAGCGCTCCGAGAACGGCGCGCTGAACGTGCGCTACCGCAACGGCGTCAAGGCGCGGGCCGTGGACGACCTCCGCGCCCTGATCGGCCGCCACGCGCCCTGGCTGGACGTCCGCTACGCCTTCTGA
- a CDS encoding TetR/AcrR family transcriptional regulator, translated as MATGHTDPRRRARIIAATLDLIADEGVAGVSHRKIAARAGVPLGSMTYHFGGIDELLREAFRHFTDHMVALFDAHLAPSADREQARAAVADLVHALSEGSGRDLVLTQELYTLAARRPAFRELTHTWMARSRRHLERHFDPGTARQLDALIEGLILHRALAREPHDRELTLEAVTRITATGR; from the coding sequence GTGGCCACCGGACACACCGACCCCCGGCGCCGCGCGCGCATCATCGCCGCGACCCTCGACCTCATCGCGGACGAGGGCGTGGCGGGCGTCTCCCACCGCAAGATCGCCGCGCGCGCCGGTGTGCCGCTCGGGTCGATGACCTACCACTTCGGCGGCATCGACGAACTGCTGCGGGAGGCGTTCCGTCACTTCACCGACCACATGGTGGCGCTGTTCGACGCGCACCTGGCGCCGTCGGCCGACCGTGAGCAGGCCAGGGCGGCGGTGGCCGACCTCGTCCACGCGCTGTCCGAGGGGAGCGGGCGCGACCTCGTCCTCACCCAGGAGCTCTACACCCTGGCGGCCCGCCGTCCCGCCTTCCGGGAACTCACCCACACGTGGATGGCGCGCAGCCGCCGCCACCTGGAGAGGCACTTCGACCCCGGCACGGCCCGCCAGCTGGACGCCCTGATCGAGGGCCTGATCCTGCACCGCGCACTCGCCCGGGAACCGCACGACCGGGAGCTCACGCTGGAGGCCGTCACCCGCATCACCGCCACCGGCCGCTGA
- a CDS encoding GNAT family N-acetyltransferase, producing the protein MYAISLGDDGAELRPLEPWRAEEFLAHVDRGREFIGRFIALPDAAEDLPAARSFLQSYAEKTASDTGRILGIWADGELVGGVLLRTMDVGQGTAEAGCWLEPSAVGRGLVSRAVRVLIDWAVEERGIHRVEWQVSSANDASIAVARRLGMTRDGVLRQSYLYRGQRHDIEVWSVLAPEWRAARRAS; encoded by the coding sequence ATGTACGCGATATCCCTCGGCGACGACGGTGCCGAGCTGCGCCCTCTCGAACCGTGGCGGGCGGAGGAGTTCCTGGCGCACGTGGACCGGGGGCGGGAGTTCATCGGGCGGTTCATCGCCCTGCCGGACGCGGCGGAGGACCTGCCGGCGGCCCGCTCCTTCCTCCAGTCGTACGCGGAGAAGACGGCGAGCGACACCGGGCGGATCCTCGGCATCTGGGCGGACGGCGAGCTGGTCGGTGGAGTGCTGCTGCGCACGATGGACGTCGGGCAGGGCACCGCCGAGGCGGGCTGCTGGCTCGAACCGTCCGCGGTGGGCCGGGGCCTGGTGAGCCGGGCCGTGCGCGTCCTCATCGACTGGGCCGTCGAGGAGCGGGGCATCCACCGGGTCGAATGGCAGGTCTCCTCGGCGAACGACGCCAGCATCGCCGTGGCCCGGAGGCTCGGGATGACCCGTGACGGCGTCCTGCGGCAGAGCTACCTGTACCGGGGGCAGCGGCACGACATCGAGGTCTGGTCGGTCCTCGCCCCGGAGTGGCGGGCGGCGCGGCGGGCGTCCTGA
- a CDS encoding saccharopine dehydrogenase family protein: MGQGHEVVVFGAYGHTGRFVVRELRERGFVPVLSGRDAGRLTDLASSVPGPAPRPASVDDPASLDRALAGTAAVVNCAGPFAATAGPVIEAALRAGIPYVDVAAELEAIVDTFTRFTDRARAAGAVIVPAMAFYGGLGDLLVTAAMGDWTEADEAHIAYALSSWHPTAGTRASGAVSRQRRDGRRLRYADGRLEYRRDAPPTVQWSFPEPMGPRTVIGEFTMADVITVPRHLSVPDVRSYMTVEAARQVTDPDTPPPSAADEQGRSDQTFLVDVLVRSGGSERRAVAGGRDIYAVTAPLVGEAVDRVLSGRTRTTGVAAAGAMFDAPDFLRALSSHVSFELRPARRRAQAADR, from the coding sequence ATGGGTCAGGGACACGAGGTCGTGGTGTTCGGCGCGTACGGGCACACCGGGCGCTTCGTCGTGAGGGAGCTGCGCGAGCGCGGTTTCGTTCCGGTTCTCTCCGGGCGGGACGCCGGCAGGCTGACGGACCTCGCCTCGTCCGTGCCCGGACCCGCCCCGCGCCCGGCGTCCGTCGACGATCCGGCCTCGCTCGACCGCGCGCTGGCGGGCACCGCGGCCGTCGTGAACTGCGCCGGGCCCTTCGCCGCGACGGCCGGCCCCGTGATCGAGGCGGCACTGCGCGCCGGCATCCCGTACGTCGACGTGGCGGCCGAACTGGAGGCGATCGTCGACACGTTCACCCGCTTCACGGACCGCGCCCGCGCCGCGGGGGCGGTGATCGTCCCCGCCATGGCCTTCTACGGCGGTCTCGGCGACCTGCTCGTCACCGCCGCGATGGGCGACTGGACGGAGGCCGACGAGGCGCACATCGCGTACGCGCTGAGCAGCTGGCACCCCACCGCCGGGACGCGTGCCTCGGGCGCGGTCTCGCGGCAGCGGCGGGACGGCCGGCGCCTGCGCTACGCCGACGGGCGGCTGGAGTACCGCCGGGACGCGCCCCCCACCGTGCAGTGGTCGTTCCCGGAGCCGATGGGCCCGCGGACCGTCATCGGCGAGTTCACCATGGCCGACGTCATCACCGTTCCCCGCCACCTGTCCGTCCCGGACGTGCGCTCCTACATGACGGTCGAGGCGGCCAGGCAGGTGACGGACCCGGACACCCCGCCGCCGTCCGCCGCCGACGAACAGGGCCGGTCCGACCAGACCTTCCTCGTCGACGTGCTCGTCCGGTCGGGCGGCAGTGAACGGCGCGCCGTGGCCGGGGGGCGCGACATCTACGCCGTGACCGCGCCGCTCGTGGGGGAAGCGGTGGACCGCGTCCTCTCGGGACGCACCAGGACGACCGGGGTCGCCGCGGCCGGTGCGATGTTCGACGCCCCGGACTTCCTTCGGGCGCTCTCCTCGCACGTCTCCTTCGAGCTGCGGCCGGCCCGTCGGCGGGCGCAGGCCGCGGACCGGTGA
- a CDS encoding sugar O-acetyltransferase, translated as MPMDYFANDPRTHLERMLAGDLYIADDPEIARRQQQAVRLAARYQAAYAEDAGAARPLLAELLGSLGDEAHVRPPLYVDYGSNITIGARTFVNYHLTALDVAAITIGEDCQIGPNVQLLTPTHPLEPQPRRDRLEAARPITIGDNVWIGGGAIVLPGVTIGDNSVIGAGAVVTKDVPANVVALGNPARPVRNL; from the coding sequence ATGCCGATGGACTACTTCGCGAACGATCCGCGCACCCACCTGGAACGCATGCTCGCGGGCGACCTCTACATCGCCGACGATCCCGAGATCGCCCGCCGGCAGCAGCAGGCCGTACGGCTGGCCGCCCGCTACCAGGCCGCCTACGCCGAGGACGCCGGCGCCGCCCGGCCGCTCCTCGCCGAACTGCTGGGCTCCCTGGGTGACGAGGCGCACGTGCGGCCGCCGCTGTACGTCGACTACGGCAGCAACATCACGATCGGCGCGCGCACCTTCGTCAACTACCACCTCACCGCCCTCGACGTCGCGGCCATCACCATCGGCGAGGACTGCCAGATAGGCCCCAACGTCCAGTTGCTCACCCCCACGCACCCCCTCGAACCGCAGCCGCGGCGCGACAGGCTGGAGGCCGCCCGGCCGATCACCATCGGCGACAACGTGTGGATCGGCGGCGGCGCCATCGTCCTGCCCGGCGTGACGATCGGGGACAACTCCGTGATCGGCGCGGGTGCCGTCGTCACCAAGGACGTGCCCGCGAACGTCGTCGCCCTGGGCAACCCCGCCCGGCCCGTCCGGAACCTGTGA
- a CDS encoding oxygenase MpaB family protein: MRLRPDLAPLRDRVGEAIFSRVAGPDGAENRALIHGTPGPRWFGPDRPVRRVHGDASMFIGGLSALLLQSLHPLAMAAVAAHSGFRGDPWGRLQRTSTFLAVTTYGPAAAAQEACDRVRAVHERVRGTTADGLAYSASDPHLLCWVHVAEVDSFLRAHQRHGAHPLDDAGCDGYVADMARVATALGVPDPPADRAALAERLAAYRGELRATPEARSTARYLLLRPPVPLLARMPYAAVAASAVSLLPEWAARELWLPRLPVAEDLCVRPLGTAVTAGIRWAMTAPRERAHGGRA, from the coding sequence ATGAGACTCCGGCCCGACCTCGCCCCCCTGCGCGACCGGGTGGGCGAGGCGATCTTCTCCCGTGTCGCCGGGCCGGACGGCGCCGAGAACCGCGCCCTCATCCATGGCACACCCGGCCCCCGCTGGTTCGGCCCCGACCGGCCCGTCCGCAGGGTGCACGGTGACGCCTCGATGTTCATAGGCGGCCTGTCCGCGCTGCTGCTCCAGTCGCTGCACCCGCTCGCCATGGCCGCCGTGGCCGCGCACTCGGGCTTCCGCGGCGACCCCTGGGGCCGGCTCCAGCGGACCAGCACCTTCCTGGCCGTCACCACCTACGGCCCCGCCGCCGCGGCCCAGGAGGCCTGCGACCGGGTCCGCGCCGTCCACGAGCGGGTCCGCGGCACCACCGCCGACGGCCTCGCCTACTCCGCGTCCGATCCGCACCTGCTCTGCTGGGTGCACGTCGCGGAGGTCGACAGCTTCCTCCGCGCCCACCAGCGCCACGGCGCCCACCCCCTCGACGACGCCGGCTGCGACGGGTACGTCGCCGACATGGCCCGCGTCGCCACCGCGCTCGGCGTACCCGACCCGCCGGCCGACCGCGCCGCACTCGCCGAACGGCTGGCCGCCTACCGCGGCGAGCTGCGGGCGACCCCCGAGGCACGCAGCACGGCGCGCTACCTGCTGCTGCGCCCGCCCGTCCCGCTCCTCGCCCGGATGCCCTACGCGGCCGTCGCCGCGTCCGCCGTCTCGCTCCTGCCGGAGTGGGCCGCCCGCGAGCTGTGGCTGCCCCGGCTGCCGGTCGCCGAGGACCTGTGCGTGCGCCCGCTCGGCACGGCGGTGACCGCCGGCATCCGGTGGGCGATGACCGCACCCCGGGAGCGGGCGCACGGAGGCCGCGCCTGA
- a CDS encoding MSMEG_6728 family protein, whose protein sequence is MQTFLPDPDFRRTALLLDRRRLGKQRVEALQVLRGLTVPGYGWRRHPAVRMWSGYEEALVRYGLEICRAWREQGHQDSCAASLVAGLAAHRPGLAVRHQEELAAAGELPPWLGDEAFHESHRSALVRKDREVYAELFPGVPDDLPYVWPASDREPRQAPTGEPRGQKA, encoded by the coding sequence ATGCAGACGTTCCTGCCCGACCCCGACTTCCGGCGGACGGCTCTGCTCCTGGACCGGCGTCGGCTGGGCAAGCAGCGGGTCGAGGCGCTCCAGGTGCTGCGCGGCCTGACCGTCCCCGGCTACGGCTGGCGCCGGCACCCGGCCGTACGGATGTGGTCCGGGTACGAGGAGGCCCTCGTGCGGTACGGCCTGGAGATCTGCCGGGCCTGGCGGGAGCAGGGCCACCAGGACAGCTGCGCCGCGTCCCTGGTCGCGGGTCTGGCCGCGCACCGGCCGGGCCTCGCGGTGCGGCACCAGGAGGAGCTGGCGGCCGCCGGCGAGCTGCCGCCCTGGCTCGGCGACGAGGCGTTCCACGAGAGCCACCGCTCCGCGCTCGTCCGCAAGGACCGGGAGGTCTACGCCGAGCTGTTCCCCGGAGTGCCGGACGACCTGCCCTACGTGTGGCCTGCGTCGGACCGTGAGCCGAGGCAGGCGCCCACCGGTGAACCGCGCGGTCAGAAGGCGTAG
- a CDS encoding NADP-dependent oxidoreductase, producing MRAVVVEQWGGPEALVEREVERPEPGLSEVLVRVHAAGVNPVDWKTRASGALIEWGAVPAVGWDVSGTVEAVGPGVSVHRPGDEVFGMPLFPRQAGGYAEYVVAPARHFAPKPAGLTHVEAAALPLAALTAWQALVDAADVRPGQRVLVHAAAGGVGHFAVQVAKARGAHVIGTASAAKHDLVRELGADEVVDYRAVRFEDVVSDVDVVLDGLGGETAERSLKVLRSGGLLITLPGPDDVPAAADGVRATWMLVEPDHLGLREITALVERGALRPVVETVLPLEEAAQAHRIGERGRTTGKIVLTVA from the coding sequence ATGCGTGCGGTGGTCGTGGAGCAGTGGGGCGGACCCGAGGCCCTGGTCGAGCGCGAGGTCGAGCGGCCGGAGCCGGGACTGAGCGAGGTCCTGGTGCGGGTGCACGCGGCCGGCGTCAACCCGGTCGACTGGAAGACGCGCGCCAGCGGCGCCCTCATCGAGTGGGGCGCGGTACCGGCCGTCGGCTGGGACGTGTCCGGCACGGTCGAGGCCGTCGGACCGGGCGTGAGCGTCCACCGTCCCGGTGACGAGGTCTTCGGCATGCCCCTCTTCCCGCGCCAGGCCGGCGGGTACGCCGAGTACGTGGTGGCGCCGGCCCGGCACTTCGCGCCCAAGCCGGCGGGCCTCACGCACGTGGAGGCGGCGGCCCTCCCGCTGGCCGCGCTGACCGCCTGGCAGGCCCTCGTGGACGCGGCCGACGTGCGCCCGGGGCAGCGGGTGCTGGTGCACGCCGCGGCCGGCGGAGTCGGTCACTTCGCGGTCCAGGTCGCCAAGGCGCGCGGCGCCCACGTCATCGGCACGGCCAGCGCCGCCAAGCACGACCTGGTGCGGGAGCTGGGCGCGGACGAGGTGGTCGACTACCGCGCGGTGCGGTTCGAGGACGTCGTGTCCGACGTCGACGTGGTGCTGGACGGGCTCGGCGGGGAGACCGCCGAGCGGTCCCTGAAGGTGCTCCGCTCCGGCGGCCTGCTGATCACCCTGCCCGGCCCGGACGACGTCCCCGCCGCCGCGGACGGGGTGCGGGCCACCTGGATGCTGGTCGAACCGGACCACCTGGGCCTGCGCGAGATCACCGCCCTGGTGGAGCGGGGCGCGCTGAGGCCGGTGGTCGAGACCGTCCTGCCGCTGGAGGAGGCCGCGCAGGCCCACCGGATCGGAGAGCGGGGACGCACCACCGGCAAGATCGTCCTGACGGTCGCCTGA